Proteins encoded in a region of the Haloarcula sp. CBA1129 genome:
- a CDS encoding transcription initiation factor IIB family protein: MSESTTRTSTRKRDEQLTESTEQEAVENCPECSGSVVTDTEHGETVCEDCGLVVEEDEIDHGPEWRAFNSAEKDRKSRVGAPTTNMMHDKGLSTNIGWQNKDAYGRSLSSEQRQKMQRLRTWNERFRTRDSKERNLKQALGEIDRMASALGLPQNVRETSSVIYRRALGDDLLPGRSIEGVATAALYAAARMAGNPRSLDEMARVSRVEKMELTRTYRYIVRELSLEVQPADPEHYLPRFISDLGLSEETQRQARDLVEGARQSGMLSGKSPVGIAAAAVYAAALLTNEKVTQSQVSDVADISEVTIRNRYKELLEAEDLPA; this comes from the coding sequence ATGAGTGAATCAACAACGCGGACAAGCACACGAAAACGAGACGAGCAACTGACTGAATCGACAGAGCAGGAGGCTGTAGAGAACTGCCCCGAATGTAGCGGGAGCGTCGTTACGGACACCGAACACGGTGAAACAGTCTGTGAGGACTGTGGACTGGTCGTCGAAGAAGACGAGATCGACCACGGGCCGGAATGGCGTGCGTTTAATTCCGCAGAGAAGGACCGCAAGTCCCGCGTCGGCGCACCGACGACGAACATGATGCACGACAAAGGGCTCTCGACTAACATCGGCTGGCAGAACAAGGACGCCTATGGGCGCTCCCTCTCCAGCGAGCAGCGCCAGAAGATGCAGCGACTCCGCACGTGGAACGAGCGGTTCCGGACCCGTGACTCCAAAGAGCGAAATCTCAAACAAGCGCTGGGCGAAATCGACCGCATGGCGTCCGCGCTGGGACTCCCCCAGAACGTCCGCGAGACGTCCAGCGTCATCTACCGCCGCGCGCTCGGTGATGACCTCCTTCCCGGCCGCTCGATCGAGGGCGTCGCGACCGCCGCGCTGTACGCGGCCGCTCGAATGGCTGGGAATCCCCGGTCACTGGACGAGATGGCCCGTGTCTCCCGCGTCGAGAAGATGGAGCTCACACGGACCTACCGGTACATCGTCCGGGAACTCAGCCTCGAGGTCCAGCCGGCGGACCCGGAACACTACCTCCCGCGGTTCATCTCGGACCTCGGACTTAGCGAGGAGACCCAGCGACAGGCCCGGGACCTCGTCGAAGGTGCCCGCCAGTCGGGGATGCTTTCCGGGAAATCCCCGGTCGGTATCGCCGCCGCGGCCGTCTACGCCGCCGCATTGCTGACCAACGAGAAAGTCACACAGAGTCAGGTCAGCGACGTCGCTGATATCTCCGAAGTGACCATCCGAAACCGGTACAAGGAACTCCTTGAAGCCGAGGACCTTCCGGCCTGA
- a CDS encoding DUF357 domain-containing protein, which translates to MAADIEEKTDRYEGLLADALDAASVAPPEGTPMHDAALECEEMAASYLADGRHFMDDDDLVNALASFSYGHAWLDAGARVGLFDVPTEGHLFTV; encoded by the coding sequence ATGGCCGCCGATATCGAAGAGAAGACTGACCGTTATGAAGGACTGCTTGCGGACGCACTCGATGCGGCATCTGTCGCGCCACCTGAAGGGACGCCGATGCACGACGCCGCCCTAGAGTGCGAGGAGATGGCGGCGTCGTATCTGGCGGACGGTCGCCATTTCATGGACGACGACGATCTGGTCAACGCTCTCGCGTCGTTCTCGTACGGGCACGCGTGGCTGGATGCGGGCGCACGGGTCGGACTCTTCGATGTTCCGACTGAGGGGCACTTGTTCACTGTCTGA
- a CDS encoding response regulator transcription factor produces MSDSDLPVVLIVEDEPDVAETYKLWLQQEYEVRMAQNGDEGLEQLDATVDVVLLDRMMPGLSGDEVLERIRERDLGCRVAMVTAVEPDFDILEMGFDAYLSKPIRSEQLHETVDNLLDRSEYDSLLQEYYALVEKQATLEATKSSAELAESDQYDELTQRVAEMRDDLSDTLGGIEDDSDFIATLRGLSDDEDN; encoded by the coding sequence ATGTCAGATTCGGACCTACCTGTGGTACTTATCGTCGAAGACGAACCAGATGTTGCCGAGACGTACAAACTGTGGCTGCAACAGGAGTACGAGGTCCGCATGGCACAGAACGGCGACGAGGGCCTAGAGCAACTGGACGCGACTGTCGACGTGGTGCTGCTCGACCGGATGATGCCCGGACTTTCCGGAGACGAAGTACTCGAACGCATTCGCGAGCGTGATCTTGGCTGTCGGGTGGCGATGGTCACCGCTGTCGAGCCGGATTTCGATATTCTGGAGATGGGCTTCGACGCGTACCTCTCGAAACCGATTCGGAGCGAACAGCTCCACGAGACGGTCGACAATCTGCTCGACCGCTCCGAGTACGACTCTCTGCTGCAGGAGTACTACGCACTCGTCGAGAAGCAGGCGACGCTCGAGGCGACGAAATCGAGCGCGGAACTGGCGGAGAGCGACCAGTACGACGAACTGACCCAGAGAGTCGCGGAGATGCGAGACGACCTCTCGGACACACTCGGTGGCATCGAAGACGACTCCGATTTCATCGCAACGCTTCGCGGACTGAGCGACGATGAAGACAACTGA
- a CDS encoding MBL fold metallo-hydrolase gives MIRNLARGQQAFTSNVFLVTGDRTVLVDVGNEFDVVSAVEEHVDDIDAVAVTHTHYDHVENLDSVVDAFDVPVYGYDTEQDGVEHAIADDGTIQLGDHDYRALHTPGHKNDHLCFYSADAGVLFAGDLVFANGSFGRTDLEEGDRDLLVGSIERVLSVVAEDLQEMHTGHGPSVTDAPYQDIELALQAAKF, from the coding sequence ATGATTCGAAATCTCGCCCGTGGACAGCAGGCCTTCACGAGCAACGTGTTCCTCGTCACCGGGGACCGAACCGTGCTGGTCGATGTCGGCAACGAGTTCGACGTGGTGTCGGCTGTCGAAGAACACGTCGACGATATCGACGCTGTTGCCGTCACCCACACCCACTACGACCACGTCGAGAACCTCGACAGCGTCGTCGACGCCTTCGATGTTCCGGTGTACGGCTACGACACTGAGCAGGACGGCGTCGAGCACGCTATCGCCGACGACGGGACGATACAGTTGGGCGACCACGACTACCGGGCGCTGCACACACCCGGCCACAAGAACGACCACCTCTGCTTCTACTCGGCAGACGCCGGCGTCCTGTTCGCCGGTGATCTCGTGTTCGCCAATGGCAGCTTCGGCCGGACCGATCTCGAAGAGGGCGACCGCGACCTGCTCGTCGGCAGCATCGAGCGGGTGCTGTCGGTTGTTGCCGAGGACTTACAGGAGATGCACACCGGCCACGGACCGAGTGTCACCGACGCGCCGTATCAGGACATCGAACTGGCGTTGCAGGCCGCGAAGTTCTGA
- a CDS encoding NAD(P)/FAD-dependent oxidoreductase yields MTESVEHRRLIVAGTGAAGLTAAIYAARSNNDPLVLEGDEPGGQLTLTSEVENFPGFPEGLSGPDLINNMKEQAERFGAELEHGIVADIDDSERPFRVELSNGDVYTCDAFIAASGASARTLGVPGEDDLMGYGVSTCATCDGAFFRGEDMLVVGGGDAAMEEAHFLTKFADTVYIAHRREEFRAEDYWIDRVQQKVDEGEIEIMRNTELLEMHGSPEDGVDHVTLAQNDEGHPSEKLDDSDTETFDFDVGAVFIAIGHTPNTNYLEDTGVELDDTGYIQTHGGTGGDQTATDVDGIFGAGDVVDYHYQQAVTAAGMGCKAAIDADEYLESQAEAAAEAESEAAAEADD; encoded by the coding sequence ATGACAGAATCGGTCGAACACCGACGACTCATCGTCGCTGGCACGGGCGCAGCGGGACTGACAGCGGCCATCTATGCCGCCAGAAGCAACAACGACCCACTCGTTCTAGAAGGCGATGAACCGGGCGGGCAGCTCACGCTGACCAGCGAAGTCGAGAACTTCCCCGGCTTCCCAGAGGGGCTCTCCGGACCGGATCTCATCAACAACATGAAGGAGCAGGCCGAACGGTTCGGCGCTGAACTCGAACACGGTATCGTCGCCGACATCGACGACAGTGAGCGACCGTTCCGCGTGGAACTGTCCAACGGCGATGTCTACACCTGCGACGCTTTCATCGCCGCCTCCGGAGCCAGTGCCCGTACACTGGGCGTTCCGGGTGAGGACGACCTGATGGGCTACGGCGTCTCGACGTGTGCGACCTGCGACGGCGCGTTCTTCCGCGGCGAGGACATGCTCGTCGTCGGCGGCGGCGACGCAGCTATGGAGGAAGCGCATTTCCTCACGAAGTTCGCCGACACCGTCTACATCGCACACCGCCGCGAGGAGTTCCGCGCCGAGGACTACTGGATCGACCGCGTCCAGCAGAAGGTCGACGAGGGTGAGATCGAGATTATGCGGAACACCGAACTGCTGGAAATGCACGGTTCCCCCGAGGATGGCGTCGATCACGTCACTCTCGCACAGAACGACGAGGGCCATCCCAGCGAGAAACTCGACGACTCCGACACCGAAACCTTCGACTTCGACGTGGGCGCCGTCTTTATCGCCATCGGCCACACGCCAAACACCAACTACCTCGAAGACACCGGCGTCGAACTCGACGACACCGGCTACATCCAGACCCACGGCGGTACCGGCGGCGACCAGACCGCCACTGACGTCGACGGTATCTTCGGTGCTGGCGACGTTGTCGACTACCACTACCAGCAGGCCGTCACCGCCGCCGGGATGGGCTGTAAGGCTGCCATCGACGCCGACGAGTACCTCGAATCACAGGCCGAAGCCGCTGCCGAGGCGGAGTCCGAAGCCGCCGCGGAAGCCGACGACTAG
- a CDS encoding ATPase domain-containing protein translates to MYDLTSVLEFDALSEVRPGSSILISGPAMSGKDRLAYDILADGLREGDGAVVVTTGDGAGSVVEEFRSLVPDLNDSQLGVIDCRGEGGTDEDAIGNAHVHHVSSPGDLTGIGIGITKALEGLHNAGNEQGRLALVSLSTMLTYTDKKTVFKFCHVLSSRLDSAGYIGVFTIDSGAHDDQTLQVIKQAFDGMIDVRDAEGGGREARVLGLAGEPTDWQDI, encoded by the coding sequence ATGTATGATCTCACCTCAGTACTAGAGTTCGATGCGCTCAGTGAGGTCCGGCCAGGGTCCAGCATCCTGATCTCCGGCCCAGCAATGAGCGGGAAGGACCGACTCGCATACGATATTCTCGCCGACGGTCTGCGCGAGGGGGACGGCGCAGTGGTCGTGACGACCGGTGACGGCGCGGGCAGCGTCGTCGAGGAGTTCCGGTCGCTTGTGCCCGACCTCAACGACTCCCAGCTCGGCGTCATCGACTGCCGTGGCGAGGGTGGCACGGACGAGGACGCAATCGGGAACGCCCACGTCCATCACGTTTCCTCCCCCGGCGACCTCACCGGTATCGGTATCGGCATCACGAAGGCGCTGGAGGGGCTGCACAACGCCGGCAACGAACAGGGCCGTCTGGCTCTCGTGTCGCTGTCGACGATGCTGACCTACACGGACAAGAAGACCGTGTTCAAGTTCTGTCACGTACTGTCATCGCGGCTGGACTCCGCGGGCTACATCGGTGTGTTCACCATCGACTCGGGAGCCCACGACGACCAGACGCTGCAGGTCATCAAGCAGGCCTTCGACGGGATGATCGACGTGCGCGACGCCGAGGGCGGCGGCCGCGAAGCCCGCGTGCTCGGACTGGCTGGCGAGCCAACTGATTGGCAGGATATCTGA
- the thyX gene encoding FAD-dependent thymidylate synthase, with amino-acid sequence MDVKLLEATDDPEDLICKAARNDYSDTSVGSQSFEATMAEVDGDTLDDKKETLIGHLLDHGHFGPFEHAQATFAVEGVSRSCMAQITRHRHVSFDVQSMRYVSFDDVDPEAVREGELVVTPPSAIDPDWVGRNQQKASVSEAEFEKRTEIFKDTIEQAVESYQDLLDLGMPPEDARFVLPIGTKVNIVMSMNARMLMHVADMRAAADAQWEIREMTEEMLDLAADWCPKTFEYYEREMKGRKNRLAP; translated from the coding sequence ATGGACGTAAAGCTGCTCGAAGCGACAGACGACCCCGAGGATCTCATCTGCAAGGCAGCACGCAACGACTACAGCGACACCTCCGTCGGCAGCCAGTCGTTCGAGGCGACGATGGCTGAGGTCGACGGCGATACTCTTGATGACAAAAAGGAGACGCTCATCGGACATCTGCTCGACCACGGCCACTTCGGCCCCTTCGAACACGCGCAGGCGACGTTTGCCGTCGAAGGTGTCTCACGGTCCTGTATGGCCCAGATTACTCGTCACCGACACGTCTCATTCGACGTGCAGTCGATGCGGTACGTCTCCTTCGACGACGTCGACCCCGAAGCCGTCCGTGAAGGTGAGCTGGTCGTGACACCGCCATCCGCGATAGATCCGGATTGGGTCGGCCGGAACCAGCAGAAAGCGAGCGTCTCCGAGGCTGAGTTCGAGAAACGAACGGAGATATTCAAAGACACCATCGAGCAGGCGGTCGAATCGTATCAGGACCTGCTCGACCTCGGAATGCCGCCGGAGGATGCCCGCTTCGTGCTGCCAATCGGGACCAAGGTAAACATCGTGATGTCGATGAACGCCCGGATGCTGATGCACGTCGCGGATATGCGAGCCGCAGCGGACGCACAGTGGGAGATTCGGGAGATGACCGAGGAGATGCTTGATCTGGCGGCCGACTGGTGCCCCAAGACCTTCGAGTACTACGAGCGAGAGATGAAGGGACGCAAGAACCGACTCGCTCCCTGA
- a CDS encoding DUF5827 family protein, protein MPVDKQEFDEILSFELHEPADILDPDKLYTIPELARILQGLPADAELSEANESVFIDWAIPWMIFNQDDLVIADPQNDDVVGLYGLAES, encoded by the coding sequence ATGCCTGTCGACAAGCAGGAGTTCGACGAGATACTGTCGTTCGAGCTCCACGAACCCGCAGACATTCTCGACCCCGACAAACTGTACACTATCCCGGAACTGGCTCGCATCCTGCAGGGCCTCCCGGCAGACGCCGAACTCAGCGAGGCCAACGAGTCGGTGTTCATCGACTGGGCGATTCCGTGGATGATCTTCAATCAGGACGACCTCGTGATTGCCGACCCGCAGAACGACGATGTCGTCGGACTGTACGGCCTCGCCGAGTCATGA
- a CDS encoding 2,5-diamino-6-(ribosylamino)-4(3H)-pyrimidinone 5'-phosphate reductase: MHVVVNAAMSVDGKLSSRRREQIAISGPDDFDRVDQLRADSDAVMVGVGTILADDPSLTVDDADRRAARTDRGDPENPARVVADSRIRTPPDATVLDGRAQTYLLVSEAAPPDFIEEMEEAGAYVIAAGEDRVDLTTTLAKLEGDGIDQLMVEGGGELIFGLLEEALVDELFVYIGPKVIGGRDAPTLADGDGFIEDFPEPELAGVEQVDDGVLLHWQF, translated from the coding sequence GAGTGTCGACGGGAAGCTCTCTTCTCGCCGCCGCGAACAGATCGCTATCTCCGGCCCGGACGACTTCGACCGCGTCGACCAGCTTCGCGCCGACAGCGACGCGGTGATGGTCGGTGTGGGCACGATCCTCGCCGACGATCCTTCACTGACCGTCGACGACGCCGACCGCCGCGCTGCCCGGACCGACCGCGGCGACCCCGAAAATCCCGCGCGCGTCGTCGCCGACTCCCGCATCCGAACGCCACCGGACGCCACAGTGCTGGACGGCCGCGCCCAGACCTACCTCCTCGTCAGTGAAGCCGCGCCGCCCGATTTCATCGAGGAGATGGAAGAGGCCGGCGCGTACGTCATCGCCGCCGGCGAGGACCGTGTCGACCTCACAACGACGCTCGCGAAACTGGAGGGTGACGGTATCGACCAGCTCATGGTCGAAGGCGGCGGGGAACTCATCTTCGGCCTCCTCGAAGAGGCGCTGGTCGATGAGCTGTTCGTCTACATCGGTCCGAAGGTCATCGGTGGCCGGGACGCGCCGACGCTAGCCGACGGCGACGGCTTCATCGAGGACTTTCCGGAGCCGGAGCTGGCCGGCGTCGAACAGGTCGATGACGGCGTGTTACTTCACTGGCAGTTTTAG
- a CDS encoding ATPase, with translation MKLLVAGSDRVDAGKTTFSVGLLSRTSAQGFKPRAGNNYWFDHDDFERATSEGRLYGKDAKRLAAASPGDVVPEEINPIHRLWHPSPGAETGLLGKENQQFVVDRVGRPSSETGIEYVVNGTVDLPESVSDRLPLANAPRVTSIADFNDLMRVMHVEALDSVAADIEAADRAVVESYGDVARPLSGIEPDAVAVVEPGRARIYDGDRYSKACQIATGGPGDGQLEERVPNVVDLIEQVGAVRLPALDSDQRSDPAAVADAYGHAYDALLACAFD, from the coding sequence ATGAAACTGCTCGTCGCCGGCAGTGACCGGGTCGACGCGGGCAAGACCACGTTCAGCGTCGGCCTGCTTTCCCGGACCAGCGCACAGGGGTTCAAGCCCAGAGCGGGCAACAACTACTGGTTCGACCACGACGACTTCGAACGGGCGACAAGCGAGGGGCGGCTGTACGGCAAGGACGCCAAGCGCCTCGCCGCCGCATCCCCGGGTGACGTAGTGCCCGAAGAGATCAACCCGATCCATCGGCTGTGGCATCCCTCGCCGGGGGCCGAGACGGGCCTGCTCGGCAAGGAAAACCAGCAGTTCGTCGTCGACCGTGTCGGCCGTCCGAGCTCCGAAACCGGTATCGAGTACGTCGTCAACGGGACCGTCGACTTGCCGGAGTCCGTTTCCGACCGGCTCCCGCTCGCCAACGCACCGCGAGTTACCTCAATCGCGGATTTCAACGACCTGATGCGGGTGATGCACGTCGAAGCACTGGATTCGGTCGCCGCGGACATCGAAGCGGCAGACCGGGCGGTCGTCGAATCGTACGGCGACGTGGCCCGGCCGCTGTCGGGCATCGAACCGGACGCCGTGGCCGTCGTCGAACCGGGCCGGGCTCGTATCTACGACGGCGACCGGTACAGCAAGGCCTGTCAAATCGCTACTGGCGGCCCCGGCGACGGCCAACTGGAGGAACGGGTGCCAAACGTCGTCGACCTCATCGAACAGGTCGGGGCGGTGCGGCTACCGGCACTCGACAGCGACCAGCGCAGCGACCCGGCGGCTGTCGCGGACGCGTACGGCCACGCGTACGACGCACTGCTTGCCTGTGCGTTCGACTGA
- a CDS encoding translation initiation factor IF-2 subunit beta, with amino-acid sequence MEYDDMLDRAMEETPEIDGTSERFEVPDPDVRQEGNVTVYENFQSTCSRLGREDEHVMKFLQNDLGTSGHIDESGRARLTGEFDADRIGASVDEYVDEFVLCSECGLPDTQLEREQGALLLRCEACGARSATSE; translated from the coding sequence ATGGAATACGACGACATGCTTGACCGGGCGATGGAAGAGACGCCAGAGATCGACGGCACGAGCGAGCGGTTTGAGGTCCCCGATCCGGACGTCCGGCAGGAAGGCAACGTCACTGTCTACGAGAACTTCCAGTCGACGTGTTCCCGACTCGGACGCGAGGACGAGCATGTAATGAAGTTCCTCCAGAACGACCTCGGAACGAGTGGGCACATCGACGAAAGCGGGCGGGCGCGACTGACTGGCGAGTTCGACGCCGACCGCATCGGGGCATCCGTCGACGAGTACGTCGACGAGTTCGTGCTCTGCTCTGAGTGTGGGCTGCCGGACACGCAACTAGAACGGGAGCAGGGGGCGCTGTTGCTCCGCTGTGAGGCGTGTGGCGCACGCTCGGCGACGAGCGAGTAG